A single genomic interval of Malania oleifera isolate guangnan ecotype guangnan chromosome 13, ASM2987363v1, whole genome shotgun sequence harbors:
- the LOC131146679 gene encoding uncharacterized protein LOC131146679 — MHREHEFVWAPYTDDIVADLPPGYAVGSDLWVARVPLICFHIVEWHLPDRVMRQFGFRRGIPGRFCTSGVDVRGEDLHEIDGRSRGNTDRVAEHAMYVSMWVHRRDYIVEGVRADGPMRPEDPYYAWYRSITRRFVDRTAAVYMSLADVLHQVESLSSDPVVSDLARVGLDIVYEDGRRIPTPRRTPAPRGGRAAPVRGGRAATSSRPSSPTFSPPIVHEEYVFGPSAADFAGPSSRPADYRSDSAATPSMSYLLDDPLDAEEVDAPGLPARTRPETTYDIAPRRLHLERDYPVRMGGDDRHVAPRRDRTPNAEEQPGEGRHRRQPPRHRRRPPCGTE, encoded by the exons atgcaccgggagcacgag ttcgtatgggcgccctacacggatgacattgttgccgacctaccacctggttatgcagttgggtcggacctctgggttgcccgagtgccactcatatgttttcatattgtcgagtggcatctcccagaccgagtgatgcgccagtttggctttcgacGAGGCATTCCCGGTCGCTTCTGTACCTCGGGGGTCGATGTACGTGGggaggacttgcacgagattgatggtcgcaGTCGGGGGAACACAGATCGGGTAGCGGAGCACGccatgtacgtgagtatgtgggtACATAGGCGCGACTACATTGTCGAGGGAGTCCGGGCAGATGGCCCGATGCGTCCGGAGGATCCATATTACGcgtggtacaggtcgatcacacgtcgctttgtagataggactgcggcggtctacatgagcctc gctgacgtattacaccaggtcgagtcgctatcatcagaccctgttgtgagcgatttagcgagagttggtttggacattgtctacgaggacgggcGACGGATCCCTACCCCACGCCGGACGCCGGCTccacgaggtggtcgagcagctccagtacgagggggtcgagcagctacctccagcCGTCCATCGAGTCCGACCTTCTCACCacccattgtacatgaggagtatgtgtttgggccgtccgctgctgattttgcgggaccctccagtagaccggcggattatcgatctgactctgccgcaacgccgtcgatgtcgtacttactagacgatcctctcgatgcggaggaggtggacgcacccggcttgccagctcggactcgtccagagactacatacgacatagctccccgTCGGCTTCACCTAGAGAGGGATTATCCAGTACGTATGGGCGGAGACGACAGACATGTAGCCCCTCGACGTGACCGGACGCCAAACGCGGAGgagcagccaggtgagggcagacacagacggcagccaccccgacaccggagacgacctccatgcggtacCGAGTAG